Proteins encoded by one window of Natronoarchaeum mannanilyticum:
- a CDS encoding DUF7113 family protein codes for MLLVRGSAGGTELTGTIYERGERAPQFKGAPDEDAAYVWVCDEFYEVESGGTTQQIDGEEVNVAFESPMPRGFDTREQATAAARDHVRTQFARIGVDADAVEIEVTKTEPDAKARTGPDAGA; via the coding sequence ATGTTACTAGTCCGCGGCAGTGCCGGTGGAACCGAGTTGACCGGTACGATCTACGAGCGGGGGGAGCGCGCGCCGCAGTTCAAGGGCGCGCCCGACGAGGACGCCGCCTACGTCTGGGTCTGCGACGAGTTCTACGAGGTCGAGAGCGGCGGGACAACCCAGCAGATCGACGGCGAGGAGGTCAACGTCGCCTTCGAGTCGCCGATGCCCCGCGGGTTCGACACCAGGGAGCAGGCCACCGCGGCGGCCCGCGACCACGTCCGGACGCAGTTCGCCCGGATCGGCGTCGACGCCGACGCCGTCGAGATCGAGGTGACCAAGACCGAGCCCGACGCAAAAGCCCGAACCGGACCGGACGCCGGCGCCTGA